Below is a window of Deltaproteobacteria bacterium DNA.
ACAACCGCGGCCGCAAAGGTAAGACGCTGTGGACGGAGAACGGCGCCGGCAGCCCGGTGACGCTGTTCTCGGCCGCCGATGAACGCGGCGAGGCGCGCTTCGTGTGCGACGAAATCGGGCAGTTGCGCCGCCGCGGCCACGCGCTTGGCGACGTGGCGGTGTTCTATCGCACCAACGCCCAGTCGCGCGCGCTCGAAGACGAGTTGGCGCGCGCCGGCCTCCCCTACGCCATGGTCGGCGGCATGCGGTTCTACGAGCGCAAGGAGGTCAAGGACCTGCTGGCGTACCTGCGCGTGCTGGCCAATCCGCGCGACGCCGTCAGCCTGCTACGCATCATCAACACGCCGTCGCGCGGCATCGGCGCCACGACGGTCGAGGCCCTGACCAACGCCGCCAAGGCGCAAGACCGCCCGCTCTTCGAAGTCATCCTCGATCCCACTACCGCCGCAGGACTCTCCACCGCCGCCGCCACCCGCGTCGCCGCCTTCGCCGCCACGATGCGCCAACTGCGTGAAATCGATCGCGGCGCGGTCACGCCGCTGTTGCGCCGGGTGATCGACGATACCGGCTACCTCGATCGCCTGCAGGCTGAAGCCACACCCGAGGCAGAATCGCGGGCCGACAACGTCCGCGAGTTGCTGACGGTGACCGAGCAATTCGATGCCCAGAGTACAGAGACCGGCCTGACCGCGTTTCTCGAACAGATGGCGCTGGTCACCGACCTCGACGGCTTCAACGCCGCTCCCGATCGCGTCACGCTGATGACCCTCCACAATTCAAAAGGGCTGGAGTTCCCGGTGGTGTTCATCATCGGCGCCGAGGAGGGATTGTTCCCGCACGAGCGCTCGCTCGAAAGCCCCGACGCGATCGAGGAAGAGCGCCGGCTCTGCTACGTCGGCATGACCCGCGCCCGGCGCTGCCTCTATCTGCTCCACGCCAGCGAGCGCCACTTGTTCGGGCGCACGCACCACAACTCCCCCTCACGCTTTCTCACCGAGATACCCGCACGCCTGCTCGAGCAGCGCAGCGAGCGCCGCAGCGAGTTCGCGGCGCCGGGCGACGAACCAACGATCGACTACTCCTACTCTCAGCTCACCGGCGCGGCCACGCGCACGAGCCGGCGGCCGTTACCGCCTCGGCCCAGCGCCGCCAACGGCCTGCGGCTGGGTATGCGCGTGCGTCATCAGGAGTTCGGGGTGGGGGTAATCCGCCGCATCGAAGGCAGCGGCGATCAGTGCAAGCTCACGGTCTTGTTCGAACGTGGCGGCAGCCGCAAACTGCTGCAGCGCTTTGCGCAGCTGGAAATGCTGTCGTAAAGCCCGGCCGGGGCCCAGCTGTCAGCGTGCGCCCACTGCGGCGTCATCGCCGTGGGCGCGATGGCCGAACACTTGTGCCAGACCCGGCTGCGACACCAGCCGGTGGATCGGCCGGAACAGCAGCCACTCGAAGGTGTAGCCGATCGGGTGCAGCAAGTACCCGGCGATGCGCAGCGGATGCGCCTGCGAGTCGTCGTAGTCGTCACTCTGAGGGAGCGGTTGGCCCTCCGCCCACGCGGCGGTGGCCGGTGAACTCAACGCCAGGGCTAGCAGCAACGTCACAGTTAGTCGCTTCATCGCGTAATCTCCCTTCGCCGCGGAGTGTAACAAGCGGCGGTCAGCCTGACAACTCAAGCCACCCAGCCGATGCAACTGAGCTGGCGGCCAGTGCGCCCACCCGATCCGCGGTGCGAGAAATACCGGTCACCGGCACAGCGCGTGCACGGACCCACGGTGTGGATGCCCTGCGCGGCCAGACCCGCGGCCTCCAAGAGCCGGCGGTTGGCCGCGCGCAGATCGAACTTTCCGCGCGCGCCCTCGCGCCGCCAACCATCCTCAGGCAAGGCGCCCCAGCGGGCAACGAACTGCTCGCCAATCTCGCGTTCGACCTCGTAACAACAGCCCCCGATCGCCGGGCCGAGCGCCGCCTCCAGCTCCGCCCGCTCGGCGCCGAACTCTTGTTGCATCAGCTCGACCGCCCGCGTCACGATACCGGCCAGCGTACCGCGCCAGCCGGCGTGCACCACCGCCGCCACCCGCCGCCGCCGCGCCACCAGCAGGATCGGCACGCAATCCGCCGTCAAGATGGTCAAGACGGCGCCCGGCATCGCCGTCACCATGCCATCGGCCGCACCCGCATCAGCAACCGGCTCGTCGACGCGCAGTACGCGCTGGCCGTGCTCTTGACGCATCCACACCAACCGGCTGCCGCCGGGCAGAACCGCCGCCACCCGCCGGCGGTTTTCTTCCACCGCCGCCGGGTCGTCCCCTACGCTCTCCGAAAGGTTGAGACCGGCGAACGCCCCGGCACTAGTGCCGCCCGGCCGCCCGTAGAAGCGGTGCACCAGACCGGTCAGCTCTAGCCATCCCGGCACTGACAGGTACGCCAATTCAGCCGTCACGCGACAACCCGAAGTACTCCCGCAACGCCGCCCGCGTGCTCGGAAACGCCAACTCATCCCAGGGTATCTCGTTAGCCGCAAAGGCCCGCACTTCAAGCGCCTCATCGCCCGCCCCCGGCTCGCCGGCAACGATATCGCCGACATAGACCACTACCACAACCGGCTGGCCGGCGTACGAATACACGTTCAGCAGACGGCGCAGGCGAACCTCGACGTTGACCTCCTCGCGCGCCTCGCGCACGGCCGCATCCTCCACCCGTTCACCCCGATCCATGAAGCCACCCGGAAATACCCACCGGCCGTAACTCGGCTTGATCGCGCGGCGCAACAAGACGACTTTGCCGTCAACACTGCAAATGACGCACGCCGCGACCTTCGGATCCAGGTAGTGCACATAGCCGCAAGCGCCGCACACCAGCCGTGCCGGCTCACTCGCCTTGAGCTGGCGCAAGCCCAACGTTCCGCCGCAAAGTAGACAATGCCGCGGCCCATCGCTCATCTTGCGCCTCAGCCCGGGTCGTTTGCCGGCTCGGGGAGGGGGCTGCCTTTGGGGTCAGTGCGGCGGCCGCCGTGGCGCCGGATGGTTGCGATCGTGTCGACATTGACCCAACGCACCCCGTAGACGCAGGGCTTGGCCTGGCCTTCTTCATCGATCTGCTCGGAGCTCGGGAAGCCGGCGCGAGAAAAACTAGTCACAATTCGTTTGGCCATCAGAATCTCCTGCCAACAGATACCGGAAGGCAATCGCCAGCACCAGTGCCCCCGCGGCCCGGCCCTCAGAGCCCCTGCGCCCGGTAGTGGGCGGCGTGCTCGACGTAGTTCTGCGCCGAATGCCGCAGCTTCTCGACCTCCTCCGCGCTCAGCTCTCGCACCGCTTTCGCCGGGCTGCCCAGCACCAACTGGCGCGCCGCCACCTTCGTCCCCGGCGTCACCAAGGCGCCGGCGCCCACCAGGCAATTCTCTCCGATCTCCACCCCGTCGAGGATGATCGCTCCGATCCCGATGAGACAGCAGCTACCGATGGTGCAGCCGTGCCGCACCACGTTGTGCCCGGCGGTGACCTCATCGCCGATCACGGTAGCAAAACGGCCGCCAGTAACATGCACGGTCGAGTTGTCCTGGATGTTGGTGCGCGCACCGATGCGGATCGGGTAGACGTCACCGCGCACCACCACGTTCGGCCACAAGCTCGACTGCGCACCGACGACCACGTCGCCGATGACCAAAGCACTGCGGTGTGCGTACACGCTGGCGTCCAGCTGCGGGTACTTGCCGTCAAACGGGTAGATCATATCCGTACACCAGCATGCCGCCGCGTTGCACTACGCCACCCACTTTGGGCCGAGCGACTCCCCCGGCTGGTTCATCGCTCTGCGCTTAGCAGATGGAGGCAGGCGGCGACAAATCGCGGGGTGGACACACCGCGCAACCACAAGATGTTGGGGCGGCAAGGTGACCCTTGCCACACCGGTAGCGTTTTGCTACGAGACCGCATGGTTCCTATTACGACCGAGATTATCGCTGCCCCAAGGTGCACGGCCGCGCCTGAGCCGACACCCAACGGCGTGTTGGCGCTCGCAGCTGCCCCCCATACCTGCCGCCGCCTCCTACTCCGCGCCAGTGCCGGGGCCCCGGCTTGGAGGTAACCATGTTCACCTACGACATGCCCGAAGGGCTGACCTTCGATGACGTCTTGCTGCTCCCCGGGGAGTCGACCTTCCTGCCGCGCGAAGCCGACATCTCGACCCGCTTCTCGCGCCGGGTGTCGTTGAAGATTCCGCTGGCGAGCGCAGCGATGGACACGGTGACCGAGTGGCGCACCGCCATCGCCATGGCGCAGGAAGGCGGGCTCGGGGTCATCCATCGCAATCTGGTGGTGGAGGAACAGGCCCGCCAGGTCGAGAAGGTGAAGAAATCGGAAAGCGGCATCGTTCTCGACCCGGTGACGGTGCACCCGGATCAGCAAATCGCCGACGCGCTCGCGGTCATGCACCGCCACCAAATCTCCGGCCTACCGGTGGTGAAGGACGGGCGCCTGGTCGGCATCCTCACTAATCGTGATCTGCGCTTCGAAAAGCGGCTCGAGCGCAAGGTCGCCGAGGTCATGACCAAGGACAACCTCATCACCGGCAAGCCCGGTATCGATCGCGAGGCCGCCAAAGAGCTGCTCCATCGCCACCGCATCGAGAAGCTGCTGATCGTCGACGATGAGGGGCGGCTGAAGGGCTTGCTGACGGTAAAGGACATTCAGAAGGCGGCGCAGTTTCCCAACGCCTGCAAGGACGAGCTGGGCCGGCTGCGGGTCGGGGCGGCGATCGGCACCGGACCCGACCGGCAAACCCGCGCCGAAGCCGCGGTGCGCGCCGGCGCCGATGTTCTGGTCATCGACACCGCTCATGGACACTCGGCCAACGTCATCGAGACGTTGCAGGAAATCAAAGCGCTCTTCCCCAAGGTGGACGTCGTGGCCGGCAACGTCGCCACGGTGGAAGGCGCGCGCGCGCTCGCCCGCGCCGGCGCGGATGCCATCAAGGTCGGCATGGGTCCGGCCTCGATTTGCACCACCCGCGTGATCTCCGGCGTCGGCGTGCCCCAGCTCACCGCCATCGCCGAGTGCCTGAAGGTCGCCCGCGACTACGACATCCCGGTGGTCGCCGACGGCGGCATCAAGTTCTCCGGCGACATCACCAAGGCGCTGGCCGCAGGGGCGCACTCGGTGATGATCGGCAGCCTGTTCGCCGGCACCGAGGAGAGCCCGGGCGAAACCATCCTCTACCAGGGCCGCACCTATAAGCTCTATCGCGGCATGGGCTCGCTCGAAGCCATGCGCGAGCGCGAGGGCAGCCGCAACCGCTACATGCAAGACGACGAGGCCGAACAACTCAAGCTGGTGCCCGAAGGCATCGAGGGCCGCGTGCCGCACAAAGGCCCGCTGTCCTTCATCGTCAATCAGCTCGTCGGCGGACTGCAGGCGGGCATGGGCTACTGCGGCTGCCGCACCATCGCCGACCTCCACGCCCATGCCCGCTTCATGAAGATCACCAACGCCTCGCTCCAGGAGAGCCACGTCCACGACGTGTTCATCACCAAAGAGGCGCCGAACTACCGGCGGGAGTGAGCAGGCTTACGATTGTTGGCTTTCGATTGCAGCCGGCGCGCCGTTGCAGCGTGGCGCTGGAAGGCGGGTTGCAGCGTGGCGCTGGAAGGCGGTATGAGGATTCGAAGGGTCGGGGTGGGGCGGTGAAATTGAAGAACATAAATCCGCAATCGAGGAGCCGATGATCCTCATCCTCGACTTCGGCTCCCAGTACACGCAGCTGATCGCCCGCCGGGTGCGCGAGGCCAAGGTCTACTGCGAGATCCACCCGTATTCGCTTTCGCCCGAGCGCATCGCGGCGATGCAGCCGGAAGGCATCATTCTCTCCGGCGGCCCGGCGAGCGTGTACGCCGAGGGCGCGCCGATTTCCGCTCCCCAGCTGCTCGACTTGGGAGTGCCGGTGCTCGGTATCTGCTACGGCATGGGCGTCATGGTGCAACAGCGCGGCGGCGAGGTCGCCAAAGCCCAGCGGCGCGAGTATGGCCCGGCCGAGCTGTGCATCGACGACCGCGCCGATCTGTTCGCCGGGTTGGCGGCCGATACACCGGTGTGGATGAGTCACGGCGACCGCATGGAGCGCCTGCCGCAGGGCTGGCACCGCCTGGCGCACACCGCCAATGCGCCCATCGCCGCCGGCCGTGATGCCAGTGGCCGCCTCTTCGGCCTGCAATTCCATCCCGAAGTGGTGCACACCCGCGACGGCCGCCGAATCCTCGCCAACTTCCTCTTCAACATCTGCCACGCTCGCGACGACTGGACGATGGAGAACTTCGTAGCCCGCGAGAGCACGCAGCTACGCGCGCGCGTCGGCAATGCCGGCGTGGTCTGCGCCCTCAGCGGCGGCGTCGACTCCACCGTGGTCGCCGCCCTGCTCCACCACGCCTTCGGCGACCAACTCACGTGCATCTTCGTCGACAACGGCGTGCTGCGGCGCGACGAGGCGACGCGGGTCATGCGCCTGCTGCGCGACCGCTTCCATTTCCGGGTCGAAGCGGTCGATGCGACGGCGCTGTTTCTCAAACGCCTCGCCGGGGTCGAAGACCCGGAAAAGAAACGCCGCATCATCGGCGCCACCTTCATCGAGGTGTTCGAGCAACGGGCGCGCGAACTGAAGAACGTGCGCTTCCTCGCCCAAGGCACGCTCTACCCCGATGTGATTGAATCGGTGTCATTCAAAGGCCCCTCCGCCACCATCAAGAGCCACCACAACGTCGGCGGCTTACCGGAACGTATGCAGCTGGAGCTGATCGAGCCGTTGCGCGAGCTGTTCAAGGACGAGGTGCGCGAGCTCGGCCAGGTCCTCGGCATTCCGCCCGAGATCGTCGGCCGCCACCCCTTTCCCGGCCCGGGCCTGGCCATCCGCATCATCGGTGCGGTGACCGCCGAGCGGGTGGCGGTGTTGCAACAAGCCGACGCCATCGTCGACGAAGAGATTCGCGCCGCCGGCTGGTACGACAAGCTCTGGCAGGCGTTCGCGGTACTGCTGCCGGTGAAGACCGTCGGCGTCATGGGCGACGAACGCACTTACGAAAACGTGCTGGCGCTGCGCGCCGTCAACAGCCTCGATGGCATGACTGCCGACTGGGCGCGGCTGCCCGCCGAGTTGCTGGCGCGCCTTTCGAGCCGCATCATCAACGAAGTCCGCGGCGTCAATCGCGTAGTCTACGACATCTCATCCAAGCCGCCGGCAACGATCGAGTGGGAGTGAAACCGTGCACCTGGGGGAGGAGTGGTGGGGGAGGACATGAGCTTCGTTCATCTTCACTTACACACGCAGTATTCGCTGCTCGACGGCGCCAACAAGATCGAAGCCTTGATCGCGAGCATCAAGGCCGCGGGCATGCCGGCGGTGGCGATGACCGACCACGGCAACATGTTCGGCGCGGTCGAGTTCTATAAGACCGCGGTCGAGCACGGCGTCCAACCGATTCTCGGCTGCGAGGTCTACGTCGCCCCCGGCAGCCGGCACGACAAGCGGCCCGTGCGCGGCGACGACTACGAGAGCGGCGGCAATTTCCACCTGATCCTGTTGGCCATGAACCAGGACGGCTATCGCAATCTCTGCCGCCTGGTCACACTTGGTTATACGGAGGGTTTTTATTACAAGCCGCGCGTCGACAAGGAGCTTTTGCGCGAACTCAACGGCGGGTTGATCGCACTCTCCGGCTGCCTCGCCAGCGAAGTCAATCAAGCCATCGCCGCCGGCTCTTCGGCGCGCGCGCGCCAGGTGCTCGACGACTATCGCGCGATCTTCGGCGACCGCTACTACGTCGAGGTCCAAGACAACCACCTGCCCCAGCAGGAGCGCGCCAACGCCGAACTGGTCCGGCTCGCTTGCGAGCTCGGCTTGCCGCTGGTCGCCACCAACGACTGCCACTACTTGCAGCCCGAGGATGCCGCGGCGCACGAGGTGCTGCTCTGCATCCAGACCGGCAAGACCCTCGCCGACCCCAGCCGCTGGCGCTTCGAGACCGATCAGTTGTTCGTCAAGACCCCGGCGCAAATGCTGGCGGCGTTTCCGCAGCAGCCGGAAGCAATTCGCAACACCGTCGACATCGCCGCCCGCTGCCAGGTCGAGATGACCTTCGGCAAGTACGTGTTCCCGGTCTTCAAGACCCCGGCGGACGAGAGTCTCGAAGATCATCTCGAACGCCGGGCGCGAGCAGGCTTGGAGGAACGCTTGCAGCCGCTGCGCGCTGGTGCGCAGTGGTCGGCCGAGCGCGAGCGCACCTACCAAGAACGGCTGGCAACAGAACTAGCTGTGATCAAGAAGATGGGCTTCGCCGGCTACTTCTTGATCGTCGCCGACTTCACTAACTACGCCAAGAGCCGCGCCATCCCGGTGGGGCCGGGCCGCGGCTCGGCCGCGGGCAGCTTGGTGGCCTACGCCCTGCGCATTACCGACATCGACCCCCTGCCCTATCACTTGCTGTTCGAGCGCTTCCTCAACCCCGAGCGCAAGTCGATGCCCGACATCGACATGGACTTCTGTTTCGAGCGCCGCGACGAGGTCATCCGCTACGTCCGCGACAAGTACGGCGACGACCGGGTGGCGCAGATTATCACCTTCGGCACGCTCAAGGGTAAGGCCGCGATCAAAGACGTCGGCCGCGTGCTCGGCTTCAACTACGGTGAGACCGACAAGATCGCCAAGCTCTACCCGGCGGCCAAGCAGGGCAAGGATTTCCCGCTGGCGGCGGCACTCGAGATGGAGCCCCGGCTCAAGCACCTGCGCGAAGGCGGCGAGCGCGAGGGCAAGCTGTTCGACTATGCGCTCAAGCTCGAAGGCCTGCTGCGCCATTCCTCGAAACATGCCGCCGGCATCGTCATCGCCAATCGCCCGCTGGTCGAGTCGCTGCCGCTTTACAAAGACAAAGACGGCAACGTCATGACTCAATTCGGCTGGGAAGAGGTCGAGGCCATCGGCTTGATCAAGTTCGACTTCCTCGGCCTCAAGACGCTGACCCTGATCGCCAAAGTCGTCGAACGCATCCGCCAAGGGCGGGGCGAGCTGCTCGATCCCGCCGCGCTGCCGCTCACCGACAAGGCCACCTACCGCCTGATCGCCAAGGGCGACACCGTCGGCGTCTTCCAGATGGAATCGGGGGGCATGCGCAACGTGCTGACACAGCTGCGCCCGTCGAACTTCGAAGAGGTGATCGCGGTGCTCGCGCTCTACCGCCCCGGCCCGCTCGACAGCGGCATGGTCGATCAGTTCATCAAGCGCAAGCACGGCAAGGAAGAGGTGCAGTACCTCCACCCCAAGCTGCAGCCGGTCCTGCAGGACACTTACGGTGTCATTGTCTATCAGGAGCAGGTGATGCAGATCGCCCAGGTGCTGGCGGGTTATTCGCTGGGCGACGCCGACAACCTGCGCCGCGCGATGGGCAAGAAGGACCCCGAGAAGATGGCCAAGGAGCGTTTGCGCTTCGTCGCCGGCGCCGTGCGCCAGGGCGTGGCCGAGGCCAAGGCGGGCGAGATCTTCGATCAGATGGAGACCTTCGCCGCCTACGGCTTCAACAAATCGCACTCGGCCGCTTACGCGCTCATCTCCTACCAGACCGCCTACCTCAAGGCGCACTACCCGGAGGAGTTCATGGCCGGGTTGATGACGCTGGAGAAGGACGACAGCGACAAGGCGTACAAGAACATCGCCGAGTGCCGCGAGCACAAGATCGCGATCTTGCCGCCGGACGCAAATGAGAGCCAGGCCGACTTCACCGTGGTGATGCACGGCGGCGAACGCGCGATCCGTTTCGGGCTGGCGGCCGTGCGCGGGGTAGGCGCCAAGGCGGTCGAAGCCATCGTCGCCGCGCGTCAAGTCGGCCGCTTCAGCGATCTCGGCGACTTCTGCAAGCGGGTGCAAAGCCAGCAGGTCAACAAGCGCGTGATCGAAAGCCTGCTCAAGTGCGGCGCCTTTGACTTTGCCGGCGTGCCCCGCCGGCGCATGGTCGAGGGGCTCGACCTGGTGCTGAAGTGGGCCGGTCAAGGCAACCGCCCCGAGCACGCCAACCAGATCGGTCTGTTCGCCGCTACCGCGTTGGCGGCGACGGTCGATGCCCCACCCCGGCTCCCCGACGTCGCGGAATGGCCGCAAAAGGAACTCTTGCGCGCCGAGCGCGAGGCTACCGGCTTCTTCATCACCGGCCACCCGCTCGACAAGTACGAGCGCGACCTACGCCGCTTCACCGATGCCAGCACCGAGGCGTTGCGCGGGCGCACCAGCGCCGAGAAGGTGCGCGTCGGCGGCGTCGTCCACTCGTTGAAGCTAAAGAACAACAAGAAGGGCGATCGCTACGCCACCTTCAACCTTGAAGACAAGACCGGCGTGGTCGAGGTCATCGTGTGGCCCGAGGCCTACCGCAAGCACGAGGCCAGCATCCACGGCGAGGACCCGGTCGTGGTTTGCGGATCACTCGATGTGAGCGAGGAGCGCTGTCAGATCATCGCCGACGAGGTCCTGCCGCTGACGGCGGCACGCGAGCAAGGGATCAAGCAAGTACACTTCGCGCTGCTGGCCGACCGCATCGACGAAACCCTCCTGCACCGCCTGCGCGACACCCTCAACCAGCACCGCGGCCCGTGTCCGGCCTATCTACACCTGCTGTTACCCGACCGGACGGAGACGGTGATCGCGCTGCCGTCGGGCTTGCGCGTCGCCCCCAGCGACCGCCTCATCGAGGCCGTCGAAGGCGTGCTGGGCAGCGGCGTGACGTCGTTCGTGTAGGCCCGGCGCGCCGCTGCGTCGGGTGGCGTTATTGTGATGATCGGAACAAAGGCCCAGTGAGTACCGACTACCACGCGAAGTATTACGCGCAGGCGCTGACCCGGCGCAGTGCTTCGGATAGTCTTGACAAGCTCGGCCCGTCACTCTTGAACGCGACCGTCGATCTGAATCCGCACCAGATTGAGGCCGCCCTGTTCGCTTTTCGGTCCCCCCTCTCGCGCGGCGCTATCCTGGCCGACGAGGTCGAGGTGAAGGCCCGCGACGAACTCGGGGCCGAGGACGTGAAGGAGAAGGCCAAGGCCGCGATCCGCTGGTGCGAGATCGCCACCGAGAAGCAGGGTGGGAAGCCCTGGTCGTACGTCGTGATCCCGGACGACGCGGCTTCCCCTAC
It encodes the following:
- a CDS encoding UvrD-helicase domain-containing protein; translation: MNLDTLNAAQRQAVLHTEGPLLVLAGAGSGKTRVLTHRFAYLVRSAGVAPEQICAVTFTNKAAGEMRERVRQLLKIQSVPWLATFHSLCARLLRRHADRLSLPRDFAIYDDTDQLAVMRRAAGDLNLSEQLFPPAQLLHAVDRAKNDAWSPDDLLQRAADSFNQRVAQAYQRYQQLLAANAALDFGDLLLRTLELFRNHPEVLELYRQRLRYLMVDEFQDTNRAQYLLVRQLAAAHNNACVVGDDDQSIYRWRGADIRNILDFERDFPTARVIRLEQNYRSTQTILDAAGAVITNNRGRKGKTLWTENGAGSPVTLFSAADERGEARFVCDEIGQLRRRGHALGDVAVFYRTNAQSRALEDELARAGLPYAMVGGMRFYERKEVKDLLAYLRVLANPRDAVSLLRIINTPSRGIGATTVEALTNAAKAQDRPLFEVILDPTTAAGLSTAAATRVAAFAATMRQLREIDRGAVTPLLRRVIDDTGYLDRLQAEATPEAESRADNVRELLTVTEQFDAQSTETGLTAFLEQMALVTDLDGFNAAPDRVTLMTLHNSKGLEFPVVFIIGAEEGLFPHERSLESPDAIEEERRLCYVGMTRARRCLYLLHASERHLFGRTHHNSPSRFLTEIPARLLEQRSERRSEFAAPGDEPTIDYSYSQLTGAATRTSRRPLPPRPSAANGLRLGMRVRHQEFGVGVIRRIEGSGDQCKLTVLFERGGSRKLLQRFAQLEMLS
- a CDS encoding NUDIX hydrolase, translating into MSDGPRHCLLCGGTLGLRQLKASEPARLVCGACGYVHYLDPKVAACVICSVDGKVVLLRRAIKPSYGRWVFPGGFMDRGERVEDAAVREAREEVNVEVRLRRLLNVYSYAGQPVVVVVYVGDIVAGEPGAGDEALEVRAFAANEIPWDELAFPSTRAALREYFGLSRDG
- the dnaE gene encoding DNA polymerase III subunit alpha, which translates into the protein MSFVHLHLHTQYSLLDGANKIEALIASIKAAGMPAVAMTDHGNMFGAVEFYKTAVEHGVQPILGCEVYVAPGSRHDKRPVRGDDYESGGNFHLILLAMNQDGYRNLCRLVTLGYTEGFYYKPRVDKELLRELNGGLIALSGCLASEVNQAIAAGSSARARQVLDDYRAIFGDRYYVEVQDNHLPQQERANAELVRLACELGLPLVATNDCHYLQPEDAAAHEVLLCIQTGKTLADPSRWRFETDQLFVKTPAQMLAAFPQQPEAIRNTVDIAARCQVEMTFGKYVFPVFKTPADESLEDHLERRARAGLEERLQPLRAGAQWSAERERTYQERLATELAVIKKMGFAGYFLIVADFTNYAKSRAIPVGPGRGSAAGSLVAYALRITDIDPLPYHLLFERFLNPERKSMPDIDMDFCFERRDEVIRYVRDKYGDDRVAQIITFGTLKGKAAIKDVGRVLGFNYGETDKIAKLYPAAKQGKDFPLAAALEMEPRLKHLREGGEREGKLFDYALKLEGLLRHSSKHAAGIVIANRPLVESLPLYKDKDGNVMTQFGWEEVEAIGLIKFDFLGLKTLTLIAKVVERIRQGRGELLDPAALPLTDKATYRLIAKGDTVGVFQMESGGMRNVLTQLRPSNFEEVIAVLALYRPGPLDSGMVDQFIKRKHGKEEVQYLHPKLQPVLQDTYGVIVYQEQVMQIAQVLAGYSLGDADNLRRAMGKKDPEKMAKERLRFVAGAVRQGVAEAKAGEIFDQMETFAAYGFNKSHSAAYALISYQTAYLKAHYPEEFMAGLMTLEKDDSDKAYKNIAECREHKIAILPPDANESQADFTVVMHGGERAIRFGLAAVRGVGAKAVEAIVAARQVGRFSDLGDFCKRVQSQQVNKRVIESLLKCGAFDFAGVPRRRMVEGLDLVLKWAGQGNRPEHANQIGLFAATALAATVDAPPRLPDVAEWPQKELLRAEREATGFFITGHPLDKYERDLRRFTDASTEALRGRTSAEKVRVGGVVHSLKLKNNKKGDRYATFNLEDKTGVVEVIVWPEAYRKHEASIHGEDPVVVCGSLDVSEERCQIIADEVLPLTAAREQGIKQVHFALLADRIDETLLHRLRDTLNQHRGPCPAYLHLLLPDRTETVIALPSGLRVAPSDRLIEAVEGVLGSGVTSFV
- the guaA gene encoding glutamine-hydrolyzing GMP synthase translates to MILILDFGSQYTQLIARRVREAKVYCEIHPYSLSPERIAAMQPEGIILSGGPASVYAEGAPISAPQLLDLGVPVLGICYGMGVMVQQRGGEVAKAQRREYGPAELCIDDRADLFAGLAADTPVWMSHGDRMERLPQGWHRLAHTANAPIAAGRDASGRLFGLQFHPEVVHTRDGRRILANFLFNICHARDDWTMENFVARESTQLRARVGNAGVVCALSGGVDSTVVAALLHHAFGDQLTCIFVDNGVLRRDEATRVMRLLRDRFHFRVEAVDATALFLKRLAGVEDPEKKRRIIGATFIEVFEQRARELKNVRFLAQGTLYPDVIESVSFKGPSATIKSHHNVGGLPERMQLELIEPLRELFKDEVRELGQVLGIPPEIVGRHPFPGPGLAIRIIGAVTAERVAVLQQADAIVDEEIRAAGWYDKLWQAFAVLLPVKTVGVMGDERTYENVLALRAVNSLDGMTADWARLPAELLARLSSRIINEVRGVNRVVYDISSKPPATIEWE
- a CDS encoding gamma carbonic anhydrase family protein — protein: MIYPFDGKYPQLDASVYAHRSALVIGDVVVGAQSSLWPNVVVRGDVYPIRIGARTNIQDNSTVHVTGGRFATVIGDEVTAGHNVVRHGCTIGSCCLIGIGAIILDGVEIGENCLVGAGALVTPGTKVAARQLVLGSPAKAVRELSAEEVEKLRHSAQNYVEHAAHYRAQGL
- the guaB gene encoding IMP dehydrogenase; its protein translation is MFTYDMPEGLTFDDVLLLPGESTFLPREADISTRFSRRVSLKIPLASAAMDTVTEWRTAIAMAQEGGLGVIHRNLVVEEQARQVEKVKKSESGIVLDPVTVHPDQQIADALAVMHRHQISGLPVVKDGRLVGILTNRDLRFEKRLERKVAEVMTKDNLITGKPGIDREAAKELLHRHRIEKLLIVDDEGRLKGLLTVKDIQKAAQFPNACKDELGRLRVGAAIGTGPDRQTRAEAAVRAGADVLVIDTAHGHSANVIETLQEIKALFPKVDVVAGNVATVEGARALARAGADAIKVGMGPASICTTRVISGVGVPQLTAIAECLKVARDYDIPVVADGGIKFSGDITKALAAGAHSVMIGSLFAGTEESPGETILYQGRTYKLYRGMGSLEAMREREGSRNRYMQDDEAEQLKLVPEGIEGRVPHKGPLSFIVNQLVGGLQAGMGYCGCRTIADLHAHARFMKITNASLQESHVHDVFITKEAPNYRRE
- the pgeF gene encoding peptidoglycan editing factor PgeF — protein: MSWRFRARGRRCGSTSGCRVTAELAYLSVPGWLELTGLVHRFYGRPGGTSAGAFAGLNLSESVGDDPAAVEENRRRVAAVLPGGSRLVWMRQEHGQRVLRVDEPVADAGAADGMVTAMPGAVLTILTADCVPILLVARRRRVAAVVHAGWRGTLAGIVTRAVELMQQEFGAERAELEAALGPAIGGCCYEVEREIGEQFVARWGALPEDGWRREGARGKFDLRAANRRLLEAAGLAAQGIHTVGPCTRCAGDRYFSHRGSGGRTGRQLSCIGWVA